AGGAGCCATAATAATGAGGATGAAGAAGGTAGTGGTAGTTGTGGTAGTAATTAGctatattattgaaaataaatttttgtgaaggtttaaaacccccacaaaatacaaataaaatcccttacaaaatcaatttttattattatttaaataatttttttaacagagggatcgtattgtcccaaaataaaaaggttaaaggTCGAATTGTCCCTTTTTTTGGACAGAGATCGCTTTGTCCTTCATGAAAATGGACAAGGACCAGATTTGGTGTTTACTCTTCTTTTATAGTTGTTGAAAATGTCTTACTATATTTCGTTTACACGATAAACATTATAATTTATTACGTATCTCGTCTACAGTGTAAATATTTAtattgtaaatgagataagagaTGCGACGTATTTtcgtaattattttataaattatttatttcggtaaataaaatattttttttatttattttgaaaagaaaatcctATAATATATATACGCTTATGCCGCTAGTCTCACACATGAGAGGTTTCCGGTTCGAATCCGGGTTCAGACATCTATGAAATCAATTTTCAGATAcgtttttaaaaatcttaaaaatatgaACAAAGAATACAAGTCAAGCAACACAAAATAGAATAGAAAACAATCTCGTTTTGTTTTTTGGCCCCCCTTCATTTCCCTTGTTTTCTTCACTCTTCAGTTTTCTTATTAACTTTGAACACTTCCTTCTTccccttccttcaatttcttgtattcaatTTGATTCTGAAGCATAGCTAGGGTTTTTTTTTCTCTCGCATCAATcatacagagagagagagagagagagaggcagtCATGGATTGGGGAAATGTTACAGCGGAGGATCTGGTGGACGCTCTCCGGGAGGTGGACTGGTCGTCGCCGCCGCGTCCCTTGTCGGAGTTCTTCTCGCGGTTCACGGTGCCGAGATCCTCCTCCAAATGGGATAGCCGCTTCAAATGCAATCTCTACTAGTACCTTACTTCTTGTTCCCTTACAAACAATCTTGTTTATAATTCAGTTGTCATCTTAACAATCATtacaatttcgaaaatttgaaactGGAATTTTATTGTATGATTCACCCAAAGGAACTAAATTTTGTTATTGAAATCACTGAAAAAGCTTCAGATTTTAATAGCTTAACTAAAATTCTTAGGATGCGAAATGTAATTTAGTTATCTATTTgttattttaatcatatcttgaGTCCTTAACCTTTTTCCACATCTTGATGAGTTTCTTTATATGATATGATAggatatctttttcttttcttcttcttttttttttccagcaATAATAATTTCTTgatgtgtttgtgtttgtgtttgtggcAAATAGCTTACTATCACTAAGGGAAAGTATTTTGGATTGGACAATAATGTTGTTATGCTTGTGTTTGCAGCTATCGGACCAACTACTTCCTTTTGATTGTTTCTGTTCTCAGTAAGTAGTTATAATGAAATATCATTTGTTCATTTTCAAGGTTTTGATGAAATCCTTCCTGTCTCACATCTGAGGTTCAAATTGCAGTATTGGGTTTTCTTCGGAGGCCACTGGCTATAGTAGCTGCGCTTCTTACCGCCCTTAGCATCGCTTTCCTAAATGACAGGTTAGCTGTGTTACTCTTCataaataaaacaacaaaatactatTGTTTTCAGAGTTCACTTGATTTAACAAACATTAGGTAAGTCCAATGGTGCTGGACTAGTTAGGGGGCAAAACTTCTGTATCTGTTGAACATTTTGCATTTTGGTTTCTTTTGCCTACTTTAGGCTTGGTATCCAGACACTGGATTTTATAGTTGTGCAAAAATAGTAACACATGCCTCAATTTTATTAGTGTGCAATCTTATTGTTGATCAAATAGCCCAAGATCATACTTTAGCGATACAGTTCAATCAAGAATCCACcagtttatattttatgtttattcaaTGCAGATGCCATATTTTGCTGGGTGTAGCTATGATGATATAATTAGTGTGTTTATGCATCTTTTATTTACAATATTATTGTGTAATCTTCATAGTGTAACTTCATACAGAAACATGCTTCTTATAAACCTTAAGGAAAAAAGTTTAATATGGACTGGTTTTTTGTAGCTGGCCAGCTGGTCCTACCTAGTGAGATAAAGCTATGTTATTTGTTGTTGTTACATAACTTACAACAGGATCAGTACCCATCATGCATCGTATAATGAATATAATGTTAAATCCATTTTTTGACTTCTTGGTCCTTGCATTTGTTTTGAGGATAATAAGAAAATTATGGTTATAGTACCTTTATACTGACAAATTATGGTTAGGTCACTATAGTGGGTAAATCTTAAACGTAAATCTCATGGTACAACCATTACAGCAGTAATGTTGCATAGGGAAATGGGGATGCTTAGATGGATGAGTGGGAAGCAAATAGAAAAGATTAGAAAAGACCGCATTAGAGTTGAGGTGGTCTTATGGTTAGATGTAGAGGGTGGTCCAAGAAAATCAGTAACAGGCGAATGATTTGTTTAGTTTTGCCTATTGAGAACTTCAACATGGCATTTTTCATTTGATCTTTTCGGAAAATAGATCAGGGATTTGTATCCATGGAAAGAGAGTTCTATAAATTcatggaaaaataaaatagtttatcTTTGGCTGCAATATTGATACGAAGGAAAGGAGAGATGGATAAAAACGAGTTATATTAATATTTGGTTATTCTCAAATGGCAAGGGCTTAAAAGAGTAAAGTTCCTGGTAAGATTTACCTCTGTacaatttctaaaatattttaactGATGTTATACATAAATCAGTGGATCTATCTGTTTGCGAAAGTTTAAACTATGAAGGTCTTCAACTTACCTGTCACATTTTTACTTTGTAAAAGTGCTTAACTGATTTCTACTTTTTTTCCccctccttatatatatatatatacactagtgTATTAATAGGCATTAATGattaaatgtaaaataataataaaaaatttgagtttagCCAGGATAGTTTGTTATACTAAAATCAAAAGGTCATGGGTTCAACTCTTGGATTTAACAAAACTTCTTTTATAAATTGTATATGATGAAGGGTATTTAGGAAAGAAAATGTGTAACCAAATCCTTTCCAATtcctgttatatatatatatatatatatatatatatatatatatatatatattcacacacATTATTCTTTTCATATCTGATTTGTAGTTTTTTGCAGCTTTGCAGGTACCTTTAGTGAGAGAGTGACAAGAACAGTTAGGCAGTTTTCACCACATTTAGCTGCCAAGATGAGACCTCCCCTTACGTAAGTATCTCTGATATATATTGTCATTGGAGATCTTTGGACTCTAGTGCACCCTTGGTAACGATTGAAACTTCAGGCCTGTTATACGGGGACGTCCATCATCTAAGAGAGCGATTTATATATGTGGTCGGCCACGTTGGGTGTTTGTCTTGATATTTTCTTCTGGTAAATGATTACTTTCTTTCTAATATAATAGCTCATGTTATTGTTTCAAATGTCATTCTTTTAGACCTTTGTTGTTTAGATAACTTTGCTAATAGTCCTTCCCCTTTTCATGCAGCAAGTTTCATCCTTTGGTTTGTCTCTGCTGGTCTTCTAACTGTTTTGTGGGCACTTGCATTTGGTCTTCTTGGTAAATTTCATGCtcagaaattttaatatttttcatcgCTAGCATTTAACTTCTTACTTTTTGGTTGATTATTGTTCTCACTCTTTTCAGCTACCATCCTGCATGCAAGCTTTAGAACCCCTAACTTGAAAGCACGTCTAAACACATTCCGAGAAGAATTTCGTGCAGTATGCGCAATTATAGTGAGCTATAGGCTGTAGCTTACATAATCTTTTTGGTTTTGGATGTGAGTGCTTTCTACCTTCGTGTTTTCACaagttaaattattttgtaaattGTGTTCTACAACATTTGTGAAATGCTACTTGTTGAAATGTGCCTCTCAAGTCCTAGTTGCATTTTTGTCTTCATCTCTGATAGCAGATTTGATACATCAATCTCTGTATTCTGTGGAACCTCTGGGATATAGACAAAGAATGCACTTTCATTGTCAAATGGGGGTTAGTTTCACAGTTGTTCAAATAGGTTGAACTTGAGGAGATACCTGCATGGTATATTGGTATAAccaaaaaaatagttaaatctcATCTTTAGCAATATACAGTATCACTCTTTAGGTTTTGAATTTGTGCAGTTATTGGGGGTTTTCTATTATTGTATTGGGGAAAGAGAGTTTCATGAGTATGACTTTGTGCTTATCTATGTCTTGATCCTTGTACTGTTAGGATTGCACGTAAGGGGTGGATTAAGGGAACATGTGACTCTGTCCCCATGGGATAACATGAATCTAATGCTAGGAAAGTAACTCGAGTAGGAAGCTTGCATAGCTTTTGCATTAAtccaattttccaatcaaatGAACCAAAGTTACAGTGACGCAATATAGTTTTACAAAAGATAAGATTTCTTTAGGCTTTAGTTTAGCCTTCTTTAGGGTAGAGTCATAGAGATTCTTGGAAGTTTATTTACTATAATTTAGGACATGAGTGACGTGGACTGCAACAAGGCAAAATTATTTGCCCAAATTGTGAACTCTGCTTCATTCGTGTTATTGTTAGAAACTAATGGCATCAAATTTCCATGTTTTTGGCATCTGTCTTTGTATTTGGTcgttttaatttttatcaataattagGCTTGGCCACCCTTAAACCATGTTTTTGGCATCAGTCtttgtattttgttattttaatttttatcaataattagGCTAGCCACCCTTAAATACGCTGTATTTAGATTGTCTCATGATTAGAGGTTaaagtaaaatacaaaatttCTTCAACCTACGTGGTGTTTTCCTTTCAGCTTTACACTAATCTGTAGGTCTATCAACATTAGAGATTTAGAGGTTGTTGTATGGCTAGTGTCTTGTGGGagaaatggttctcatggatGGATTTGTTAACTGGAACACTAAGATACCACATGGAGCAGAtcagcagagaagagaagaggaaagacaAGAGACAACAATAAAAGAGGGGGAAAAGGGAGGGGGTGGTGGGGATTCAATTGTTAAAAGTCTTTGGTATTACTGTATCTTAGGTTTGCATTTGGGGTGATGCTTTGATGGATTTCTTGTTCAAAACATTGTTCTGACCCTGAACGCAAAGAGGCCTAGATGATGATTGGGTGTGTGCTTTAAGATGAGATGATGTAAGATGCAAACACCGTTATGATTCTTATCTTGTACTGTATGAGTTATGAATTGACAAGTTAGAAGTGGATTTTGGTGTAGAGCCTATCACATGTTCAGTTAAGTGTGGAATCAGCTCCGAAGTTCAATCAAATTTTAATCAATAGATTTAAGAGAGAAACTAGGAAAATGAGCTTGAGATTTTGTGTTGACCCACAATTTTAAGATAATGAACATGAGTCTTGTAGTTTTCAATTATAAGATAACAACAGAATCCTTCCTATAAATGTGGGgaacattttcaaattttcatcctAGCCAACCACCATTTTCAAAAACATTAGCACAGCCAAGGCGGTGAAGAGAACCTAAAGTTGTGTCAGTCTTGACCAAGAGGCTTAAGAGAGAAAATTTGATAGTATTACTATGTCCTAATTATGCATTATTCCGTTTTTATCCAATGCAGGACTGATTAGTGATGATCCTTGGGATTCCAACAGATCGTTTTTTGATTTGGTGGCTGTTTAAGTATTTAAGAGTCTCTGAATTTTGTTGTCAAGGATGGCAGGTTCTGAGTTTATGGACATTCTAGAAGAGGTGATACTTACTTAATGCCAAAAGGTTGGGCTTGTTATTGGAGATAAAGACTCCAGTATAGAATGTGTTGTGAAGAGGCCTAGGAATCCTGATTGTGGCAGTGACTAGATGTTAGAGCTGGTGGTGATAAGAAATGGTCCCTGTTGACAGTAGTGCCTTATAAATATGCCAATGGTCAAGGTGAGCTGGAAGACAAAACCAATGAGGGGTCATCCAGATAATATTTTTTGACAGGTTTTGTGGTACTAAGGATTTTCCAAAAATGAATGAAGCTGACCTCCAATTATCTGATT
The sequence above is drawn from the Arachis hypogaea cultivar Tifrunner chromosome 4, arahy.Tifrunner.gnm2.J5K5, whole genome shotgun sequence genome and encodes:
- the LOC112796900 gene encoding PRA1 family protein A1: MDWGNVTAEDLVDALREVDWSSPPRPLSEFFSRFTVPRSSSKWDSRFKCNLYYYRTNYFLLIVSVLILGFLRRPLAIVAALLTALSIAFLNDSFAGTFSERVTRTVRQFSPHLAAKMRPPLTPVIRGRPSSKRAIYICGRPRWVFVLIFSSASFILWFVSAGLLTVLWALAFGLLATILHASFRTPNLKARLNTFREEFRAVCAIIVSYRL